From a region of the Panicum virgatum strain AP13 chromosome 2K, P.virgatum_v5, whole genome shotgun sequence genome:
- the LOC120695950 gene encoding sigma intracellular receptor 2-like — MAVVTVAVDAVVALFSLTMAVAAPLFDSQVVLPPGLYPAPLVGIFRWFIAEFGHYVVADPPPFFRSLVWLDLAFLWPVSVANLYGILARRRWSAATSLMAGVYMLTYLSAMFGEMLGSGRATRKLLQLYALFVVFAVASVARGLCWCSTQDTPAGSSPAHPARKKRV, encoded by the exons ATGGCCGTGGTCACGGTGGCGGTGGACGCCGTGGTGGCgctcttctcgctgaccatggccgtggcggcgccgcTGTTCGACTCCCAGGTCGTCCTCCCGCCCGGCCTCTACCCGGCGCCGCTGGTGGGCATCTTCCGGTGGTTCATCGCCGAGTTCGGCCACTACGTCGTGGCCGACCCGCCGCCCTTCTTCCGCAGCCTCGTCTGGCTCGACCTCGCCTTCCTCTGGCCGGTCAGCGTCGCCAACCTCTACGGCAtcctcgcgcgccgccgctggtccgccgccacctccctcaTGGCCGGCGTCTACATGCTCACATACCTG TCTGCCATGTTTGGGGAGATGTTGGGTTCAGGGAGAGCAACAAGGAAGCTGCTGCAGCTGTACGCTCTGTTCGTCGTTTTCGCTGTAGCTTCAGTTGCGCGTGGCCTCTGCTGGTGCTCAACACAGGATACGCCGGCAGGCTCGTCACCTGCGCATCCTGCTCGGAAGAAGAGGGTCTAG